In the Colletotrichum lupini chromosome 4, complete sequence genome, AGAGAGTTTCTGGCATCTATATCGtttcccccttccccccctCTTCTAAGCCGGCTCCTCCCAAAACAAAAAAGGGCCAGTAGAATATGACTGAACCGTTCCCGTAACGCCGTGCAATGCAAAAATGCTTCTCCCGTCCGCCTTTTTGTTGGTACATGTACAAATAGTCACCTATCGTCGCCCCAAGACGGAGGGAGAGCAGGAACAAAAGCTCATGACCTCTCCGCCCGCCCCAGAGTGACGGGAGAGGCAATAGCCCCCCTCATCATCCCCACAAACAACCCCCCTACTCATCGCTCGGCTGCCTCATGTACGCATCAATAGCAGCGCTAAACGCCGCAAACGCAACACACCCGCCCAGCGCAGCCTGCGGCCCAGCGTTCTTGGCCAAGATCCCGCCCGTCAGACATCCCGCAGCGACGCCGTTGCCCAAATCGTTCTTGGCCCGCAGACCCTCGATACCGCACTCGATGCCCGCGAACAGCGCGCCGACTTTGCCAAAGTTCTTGGCCATGCTGTACGACCGCGTGCCCATGTCCTTGAAGCCCACGCGCAGCTGCTGGCGCAGAGGTAGGTCCGCGATGGGCGTCACCGTCGTTTGGCCGGCCGTCGTTGCTGTGTGGAAGGGGGTGTCGTAGGACATCTGAGcagaagaaaagggggaagtCAGTCTGGGTGCGCTTTTCTAGTTCGGAGAGGAGAAAAAGAGTGCGGGAGAAGAAGGGGGGGGAGGAAAACGTACAGATGCCATGAACATGCCAAACAATCCTCCCATACCGAAACCCATGACACCAGACATGATACTCTTCGTAAAGCAGTTCTCCATAAAGTTGGTCATCTGAGCGCAAGCCCATCGTTAGCATAAGAGTCATTCCAAGAGAGATACCTTTCTCAACATACAGCCTTCATCTCAGGATCCGGGGGGCCCAGAGACGCCGCCGCGCCTGGGGATCCGCCTTGCGACTCTTGGGGAGGCATCGCACCGCCGCCGGGGAAAGCCATTGTGTGGTAAAGGAAATTAGTTGTTTGGTTGTGGTCGTTTGTAGGGAGCGACTCGGTTGGATTGTGCCGATAGAAGCGATCGCGACGCGTAGGTTGAGTTGGAAATGAATGCGCCGGAGCTGATGGATCTTGAATATTTCTGCCAACAAAGACCGCCCCTGGGTAGACAGACACTCGTCCCTGAATGCGCCGATGGCAAATTTATTTCACGCTGCTCATGGGCTTGCCAGGTACCTCTTATCTTATCGGTGGAGCACGTGCAGACCCCACCGTTCTTGTTCGACCTCCCTCCCTCCGAGCGGGCCTTGCCGACTTCGGGTGGGGCCAGATGCCGGGTCTTCTCCGGATTTGCATCTATGCTTCACTGTGGCTGCGATACTAATACGTCCATTACTGCCAAGGCGGGGGGTCAATGTCACCATCGTGTTTGCTCTTCGTTGCCAAATTTTGCCTTATCAATGTTTTCCACCTTTCTTGAAAAGTGAGCTACAAGAATCCTATTCTCTATCGGAAGAGCATGCCCGTCAATCAGAGGTCTGCTATGATATCCGCTTGGCATGCCATCCGAACGTCTTTGGACGTAGACAGGCATGAACCAAACCGAGCCTTCTTGCTGCTATAGACCCTGAATCACGAAACCTCACGCTCATCCCTGGTATCACCACGGCGTACCGATATCGATCCTGGATGCATCGAACAAAAACTCTAAATCTTCTCAATACCACGTTCCTTCGGCATCCAAGACTGTAGAAGATTAGCCACCATGCATTACCGCAAAAAGAGGTCGCCAACGCCGTTTCTAAGCGTTCGTGTTCGGTCAACGTGGTCGAGACCGAGGTAATCATCGTCATTCGTCGCAATCTTCCACAACTCGTCATCTGCTCATCGGTCAGCATTGTAAAAAGGGCATGGTTGCAGTAAATTCTCACCATCGTTAAGGTATTGTGGCTTTGAGAAATGAGATCTCTTCACCACCGCGAACTTGATCTTCTCGAAACTCTTGCCCTTGATACCAGTCCGCTTCTCCAGGCGCTTCTTTGTATCCACGAATTGCTCACCCTGGCATATCATTAGCATTGTGCGAAGCGTCGTTTGCAGAGCGGCACATACCTCGACGAGCATGAACTTGAAAGGAACACCGTGGACCCTGCTAGGCTCATTCTGGAAATGAAACACTTGAATGAAGCTGGTCGCCTCTTCGTCGTTGATCTCTTCCTCGGGTACGCGTTCGGCGAAAACGTTGGTGTAATCGTTCATACTAATGACGGGGTAATCGCGCGAGAGTTCGCGGTAAAACTTGTGGCTGCTGGTCTCGTACACGCGAATACGACCTCCTTCGGTCTCGTCAGGAATGCTGGCCTTCTGGATCAAGACTTGAATCAGGTCCTCAATGTGACCGTTTTTGGCCACGAGGAGATCGAACTGCTCCTGTGCATTGTTAGCATGGCATTCCTGTACGGCGTGCTCCACTGTAACTTACTTCCTTCGTGATGCCCTCACTCAGCCAAGTGATCTTGATGCTCTTCTTGGTGTCCAGCTCAGCCAAGCTCATGTCTAATACCTCAAAGTAGAACGCATCGGTTCGTTGACTTGAACTGAGTTGATTGTATCCGGAGGGATTCAAGATGAGCTGCAGACTCTGGTTGACGCCACGCTTGACAGTCGTCTTGGGGTTCCCTGTGGCTGAGTTGACGGTCCAGAAGCGGATGTGTGTAGGGTCGACTTCGAGCTTCTCGCCGACGCGGTCTGCAAGAATGTCGTAGCTGATCTTAGAATTCAGGACCAACTCAAAGGGAGGGAATCTCTCGGCATTGCAACGTGTCGGGTGCGCGTGGAACTTGACAGTCTTCTTGTTGTGAAGGAAGTCGTAGTACTCCCGTGCGTCGTCGAAGCGGTCGGCCTTCTTGGCAGGCTCTTCCGCTGCCTGCTTGTCGCCCAGACCCAGACGCTTTTCAAGGATGTTCCTGTCGCCCTTGCGTTCCGTGGTCTTTTGGAAGCAAATGATGTCGCCATCCTGCAATTCCGCAGCCTTAAGAGATTGCTTGGCCTTCAGGGCTTCGATCATGGTCGGTTTGATTTCCTGGAAATGGTCAATAAGGTCTCGGCATGCACATCAAGATTCAAGAGCTTACCTCCCAAAGGGAAATCTTCTCGTCACCTGGCAGCTTCTCGCCCCATCCCATCTTTTTCATGATGATTGGGACCAGTTCCTctaccttcttctccttgctGATGTAGACGTGGCCGATGCCATAGAGAGATTGAGCCTCCACGTCGAAGTGCTTGAGGAAGATCAGGATGAGGTCATTCTTAACGACAACCCCATTAAGCTGGCCTTGATACGTGGGCCACACTGCCTCGCCCTCTGGTGTTGTCTCTTCTGCCACTTCAGCCCAGACTCTCAAGAACTGATCTCGGTGCGCAGCCGCCCTTTGGAAGGCCTCCTCAACCGTAGGTCGCAGATCCATAATGGGCTGATCAGGACGGATTGTCTTGTTCTGGCGATTAACCATGACCCAGAGGCGAACCTTGCGAGGGTCTTGCTCGAGGTCTGCCGCGATAGTACCCACCAGATCCTCCATTGTCGAAGCTCTCAGTACGCGATACGAGCGTGGCGCCGCATCGCCATCGGCCTGGTCCGCATCGAACGATGTCAAGTCGGTGCCTCCGTGGTTCTTGAAGGTCTTCTCGGTGATGACCTTGACGCCGATATAGAGGTGctgctcctccttctccttacGCTTCGCCTCTCTGAGAGCAGTCTCTTCGTCGAACTTTGAGCGCAGATGGAGAGGGATGTCCTCCTTAGAAACCGGGCAGAGAATGTTATCCAGGCGCGACTGGCGAATGTAAACCAACATGTATGCGCTGTTCTGGCGTACGACCGGGGCCTTCTTCTGGAGAGGTGCTCGCAAGTGGTTGGCGGGATGTGTTTTGTATTCTCCGCCAAAGTTCTCCTCAAGCACCTCACGCATCGTGGCTCTTGTGACCTTATCATCGTCGTACTTGTAGAACCATCCATCCTTTTCAGGCTTGAGGAATGCATAGTAGTGGCCGGCGTTCAGGTCACCGCTGTGAACGAGGACGCCATGAAGCTGATACGTCCACGACTCTGATTTGTCAGCATCCTCAGAGAGGTACGGCGCTGCGTCGAAGGTTTCGGGGAATTCGTATCGATCGTTGATCTTCATCATGGTGTCTCGTTGAATGTCGTATTCGAATCGCTTCAGCTGCAAGTGCAGGACGTTGGGGAAGCTCTGGAAAATGACACCCTTGTTGGCATCCTGCAGCTTGAACTCGTCGCCGGCGTAGTACTGGTTCTCGCCGTCCATCTTCTCAACCTGGACGTAGTCCTTGAAACTGTCCAAAAGGTTCTTGTTGCCGCTGACATTGAGCTGGATGTCCCAGAAGTCCTCGACCCGGCTGGACTCGTAGTCGACGTTGACGCAGGAGATGTACGTCTTGATCTTACCACTGAACATCTGCGGGAGAACGTGCTCGGCCGGAGTACCCTTCATCTTCTCTTCCATACGCTCCATTAGCTTTCGCGACAACTCCTGAACATCCTGCTGCTCAAAAATGTGTCTTGTTTCCCAGCCAAAGGACTTGGTCAGCTCGTTCGTTCCGACAGCCTGCTCAGAGGTCTGTAGTTGGTAAAAGAGACGCTGCAGAGTGTATGCGCTGTTGCCCATGCTCTCTTCGTGGTCTGTTGGAATTTCGTAGATGGCCTACAGATAGTCAGCAATGGCGCAGTAAACGTCCAAAGGGTTTTGTGAGTTGACCTTTCGGAAAGCGTTGGTAAAGTACAAAGACTGAAGAAGAGAGTTCAGATAACAAGTGGCGCCTTGGTTGCGGAGGCCAACGTAGCCTGTTTCCTTCTTGGAATCGTAGTTGTTGAAGTTGTGCCAAAGGACACCAGTTTCGTCTTTGACAAGGCGGAGATAGGCTGTGATGTTGGCAGTCTCGTTCTCGCAAAGTGGTCGACTGCCGCCCTCCCAGGGCACGTTGAACATCTTTCGCAGCTCGAGGAAACGAGTGAAGCCCCAGTCTGACTCCTCCTTTGTGAATCTATGGTGCGCCGTGTGGTGGGTATAAAGAGTCGGGTCGTTCGGGTTCCATAACACGAGCGCGAACTGCACGCAGCAGCTCCAATTCTCGGGAATGTTTGTCGGCTCAAATCCATGCTCAAGGTAAATGGAACACTGGTCAACGTTGTTGCCGTGAGGGAAGAGAAGAATGCGCCTGATGTGAGTGTAAGCGAGGGCATTGAGAGAGAGCACCACAAGGGGATGGAGGTAGCGCACCAAGGAAAGCCGCCAGCCTGGAATACAGGACCATGTTCCTTCTTTGACATTGATCGCCATGCTTCGACAGTCCATGTGTTGACTACATCTTCGAGCACTTCGGGCTCTTCGTGGAGGTGTGGGAAAATGACATCCTTCATAGCATCGACTACACTGAGTTAGCCGGCGTGCAGTCTGAAATAGGTTGGTTATGCCTACAGTCATTTGCCAGAGGCAGGTCCTGCAGCTGTTCGGCCCCATTGTCGAGGTTGTCAGGGTCGATGATGGCAATAGGCTCCTTCTCTGAGTCGGTGCCGCCGACGTACTCGTCAGTGTCCACCACCATCTCGTTCGGCGAGTGGATATCGTTGTTGTAGCTCTGGAGTAGTAGACTCAGGTCAGTCAAAGAAACGGAATAATATTTGATACAGTAGCAGGAGAGTAGCTAGGAAGCGATGCGGCGTGGTAGGGGTAGAAATAGatacagcagcagcagagagCTTGGCTGGCCCGATGGCGGGGTATCGAACGTCGCTCGAAGTCCAAGCAGTCCAAGCTGAAGCCTGTGGCGATGGAGTGGATGGGAAGTTGTGGTGGTGACGAAGCTCAGCAAAGAAGAGGTGCGAGAAAGGAAGTGGTATTGTGCAAGGGATTAGTCGCTTTGTCTTGTGCACTCACCATGGTCTATGTGCCGCGGGATGACGGGAAGTGCGAGAGGAGCCGATGCCGTTGCCAGTCAGGGAAAAGCAGCAGACTGGCGATTTGCGCCAGGGCTGCTTCGATGACGGAGTGGGTGCCGCAGAGGCAAGTAGGCGACAGGGCGACAAGCGATACAAGGGTCGACGGAAGGCTGCGTTATTGACCCAGGAAATGGCGGGTACAACGAGCAATTGTTGCCTTGGGAGGATGAAGCAAGTCGTGACAAAATGTTGGTGAGGAAGAGATCTTGCATGAACAAAAGACAAGACCAGGAAGGTGGAGGCGGCGGGCTGGTCCAAGCAGGTGCGGAACCTACCTCAGAGACAGGTGCAAGGTCAGTCGgcaaggtgaggtgaggtgaggtaagGCAAATGGAGGTGCACTGTAGGGCAGGTACGTACAGGCGGGTGCTGTCGCTAATAGAGTGGGCAGGTGGGAACTGGGCAAGAGGCAGTGAAGGCACCTCAGTCAACGTGTAGACACCTCTGGTAGAAGGTGTAGAGGGTCACAGTAAATCCGCCTTTACGaaacgtttttttttttcttttgagTGAATGAGACAGGAGCAATGAGATGGCCTTACACCAGTGTCTACTATGATCAAGACAGGCAACTCAATTCTCTAGGTTGTCATGGTGGAGAGAATGGAATAGTGAGAGAAAGGTGAGGCGCAGTGCAGCATTAGAGTCCCAGAAAGGCCCTCGTGAGACCAAAAGTATTAAATGTCAGgcattaccttattaatggAGTGTGCTCGGCTGTGAGGAGCAGGAGCAGGCAGAGGAGTGAAAGGGTACATAGTTTATGTTAGGACTGTTGACTGAGACGCTGCTGTTGTCTTAACAGATCCGGGTCAAATCGTGCCGTGGCAAGTACCTGAGGCCTGCATAGGACCTTTTCTACCGGCCAGCTGGGGGCAAAGGTGAGCTTGCGTGTAAGGCACTTCACCTGCTGCTCTGATGCAGCCACTCAATGAGGCCGCTGTCTGGCTAGCACAAGCTACACCTACCCAGATGGTCTTCACCCCTCTGATTGGGGTAGAAGGCCCCCCCACACATCCAATGACGTTTCTGTGACTGCCAACAGAGCTTGCCCATTCCAGTTTCCTTTCACCTCCCAGCTGTGTTTCTGAGACCTGATACTGCTGTAGTGATGCCGGCGGGTTTGTCTTTTTAACATCTGATCGACTCAGGTCATTTCAGCCTTGCATATCAGCCACCACTTCTTCAAACGTTTAATTTGGTCAAGCAAAAGCTGGACCAACGGATGGCTGACGCAAACGCCTAGGGCTCATCAGATCCTCCACAGACATATTCAGTAAGCAAGCAGTGTCAAGGTAGCTTAGTTTTGCAACCCCATCTCATCGCCTGAAACTTTGATCTATACGTCTAGTCTCACATGGGGATACAGCCAATTTCTGCCGGACCTACCTACAGAACGGACGCTAAACAACAAATCTGTTTTTGACAAACAACGAGTGTTCCTCCTCAGAGCATGACACACCTCTGGTCCCGAACTTGTGAGCGGGCTGTTCCTCCACGGATAACTCTTACAAGCAACCAGCCAACCTGTCATACTTCTAATAAGATTCGCCTTCACTTATGCGGACGGTCTGAAGCACTGGATTCGGCTGAAGTAAGCATTGAAAGCTTTCGCGCCGCTTGCCTTCCTCACTGACTGGTCGCTCGACTCATCCGAAATGTGGGCATCCCAAGAGCCTGGTACTCATACTGGCTGGCCGCAGTAAAGTTTCCATGTCATGGATATATGAGCACTACAACATGGGTACATTGCACATGCAAGGCTCATCTTTTCCATGCCATCTATGACTGCCGGAGACATTGCTCTCCATTCCATAGTTTGCTTGGTTCATAGATGTTGGACGTTGTGCTCTTTTCAGCCCTCTGCTCGAACATCCGTGCCCTGCGTTGTGCTCTCTGATATGGTCCTTTTGTCTTGCCAGGGTTGCCTAAGAACCTAGTTCCACATGTCAAGACGAGGTGAAGAAATGCTAGGCCATGAATCATTGAGATGCCGTCGCCCTTCCTTGAACACCTCTTGTAAGATCCTAGAAGACGAGAACAAGCCAATATGTTCCTTAGTCAGATCCCCACTTATGCCACCTCACCCCTCCATCCGAGTGCAGCACGACTCCCGAGGCAGATAATATCCCCGGGCCCCTTGGACCCGTCACCCGTGCATTCGCAACTGCCAACAGCGTCCAACTGGTGTTGAATACTTTTAGCCTATCAGGGTTTCCTTTCAGTGCCCCATAGACAGCTCTCACCGGGAAAATACTATCGAATACCACCTTGGGTATTGGCACCATTTTCTACCGTCTCCGCCATTATAGTCTTTCACACCGCCAGGATCAGTCTCGTTTCAAGGAACAAAACGTCTGACCATAAATCAGGCATAGGAGTCTTAGAACATATGTTTGAGCACTCTATGTTTCCACCAGGTAAAACTTTAGTATGGTTTGCAAGAGAGGGCCGTTTGAATGAATCTACAAACTCAGGTGGTAGTTAAGGTAAGTTCTTTGCCAAATCTCGTCAGGAACGCATACTACCAGCACATGCTCTTCAACGGAGGTCTTCGGTATCTTCACACACCTCAGCTTTCCCCCATGGCTGAAAATGCTGACCGAACATTGTCATCTGACGGAACTGGGTTCCCAACCTGGCAGAGACGGGAGGGCCAGACGGGAAGGGCACACCTCTACCTGCGTAGATCAAGCTGGAGCTCGCGCACACCAGGGCCCCAGAGGGGAGAGGGGTGTGGGTCCATGGCCCGTCAACGGACCCAATCATGTCACGTCGTTTCTGGCGCTGGAGACAAGGAGACCAGGGTTGCCCGTTGCGGCAGTCCGCAGCATGGTGCGCCGATTCCGCAGTGTGGGGTTATAGTTCCAGACCCTGCAAGGTAGCAACCGCCGGCCGTTCTCGATGCGAGAGTCATCCAATCTGTCGACCGGTCACGCCTCTCTCGAGACAGCTTCAACAGCTGCCCAACCAAGTTTGCAACATACCTCTTGACCTCAAAATCGCTCATATACCCAACCCCCTTTGAGGAGCTTTCCACCTAAGCagcttcttttctttcttGCTCCGCTCGAGGCCGCGTTCTTGCGACTTGACCAAGTACACGAAAGTTTTTTTCTTACTTCGTTTTTACCTCCCACTCGTATGGAATTTACGGCATGGTGTCCATCGCATTGCGGCATGCCGGTAGACGATGCGGATTGACATCAGCCCCCAGGAGGGCAATGCTGCCTGCGCCCGGGAGGCTACGTGAGAATGGCATCACTTCATCGTCATGGCGTTCAATGAGCAGTTCCACTTGGAGACCAGTCTCTGTCCTAGACGAGTGCGTCCATTCCCGCCCCCCGGCACTTCCTATCGTCACATGCTAACAAAGGTCTCTCAGATGGGTCGTGAGAGAAGCACGCCCGATCAGCTTGCGCCAGCTCATGGTCTTTGGCCGCTCCCTTACCGAATCACGACTCTTGAGCTCTGCCAACTATGTTCGAACTGAGCTGCCGACTCGGTAGGGTGCCCCGCGTTCTCTACCTTCATACTTTCAAAACAGTCACAGACTGACACTCGCAACAGAATAGCACATCGCATTCGAGACATGCAACAGCTGCCCTACGTCGTTGTCACGAACCCCCATATCAAAGAAGTCTACGAATTATACAACAATGCATTCGACACCTTTCGCAAGATCAAGGAG is a window encoding:
- a CDS encoding Tim17/Tim22/Tim23 family protein, which codes for MAFPGGGAMPPQESQGGSPGAAASLGPPDPEMKAMTNFMENCFTKSIMSGVMGFGMGGLFGMFMASMSYDTPFHTATTAGQTTVTPIADLPLRQQLRVGFKDMGTRSYSMAKNFGKVGALFAGIECGIEGLRAKNDLGNGVAAGCLTGGILAKNAGPQAALGGCVAFAAFSAAIDAYMRQPSDE
- a CDS encoding ubiquitin carboxyl-terminal hydrolase → MSYNNDIHSPNEMVVDTDEYVGGTDSEKEPIAIIDPDNLDNGAEQLQDLPLANDFDAMKDVIFPHLHEEPEVLEDVVNTWTVEAWRSMSKKEHGPVFQAGGFPWRILLFPHGNNVDQCSIYLEHGFEPTNIPENWSCCVQFALVLWNPNDPTLYTHHTAHHRFTKEESDWGFTRFLELRKMFNVPWEGGSRPLCENETANITAYLRLVKDETGVLWHNFNNYDSKKETGYVGLRNQGATCYLNSLLQSLYFTNAFRKAIYEIPTDHEESMGNSAYTLQRLFYQLQTSEQAVGTNELTKSFGWETRHIFEQQDVQELSRKLMERMEEKMKGTPAEHVLPQMFSGKIKTYISCVNVDYESSRVEDFWDIQLNVSGNKNLLDSFKDYVQVEKMDGENQYYAGDEFKLQDANKGVIFQSFPNVLHLQLKRFEYDIQRDTMMKINDRYEFPETFDAAPYLSEDADKSESWTYQLHGVLVHSGDLNAGHYYAFLKPEKDGWFYKYDDDKVTRATMREVLEENFGGEYKTHPANHLRAPLQKKAPVVRQNSAYMLVYIRQSRLDNILCPVSKEDIPLHLRSKFDEETALREAKRKEKEEQHLYIGVKVITEKTFKNHGGTDLTSFDADQADGDAAPRSYRVLRASTMEDLVGTIAADLEQDPRKVRLWVMVNRQNKTIRPDQPIMDLRPTVEEAFQRAAAHRDQFLRVWAEVAEETTPEGEAVWPTYQGQLNGVVVKNDLILIFLKHFDVEAQSLYGIGHVYISKEKKVEELVPIIMKKMGWGEKLPGDEKISLWEEIKPTMIEALKAKQSLKAAELQDGDIICFQKTTERKGDRNILEKRLGLGDKQAAEEPAKKADRFDDAREYYDFLHNKKTVKFHAHPTRCNAERFPPFELVLNSKISYDILADRVGEKLEVDPTHIRFWTVNSATGNPKTTVKRGVNQSLQLILNPSGYNQLSSSQRTDAFYFEVLDMSLAELDTKKSIKITWLSEGITKEEQFDLLVAKNGHIEDLIQVLIQKASIPDETEGGRIRVYETSSHKFYRELSRDYPVISMNDYTNVFAERVPEEEINDEEATSFIQVFHFQNEPSRVHGVPFKFMLVEGEQFVDTKKRLEKRTGIKGKSFEKIKFAVVKRSHFSKPQYLNDDDELWKIATNDDDYLGLDHVDRTRTLRNGVGDLFLR